Proteins from one Streptococcus mitis B6 genomic window:
- the rpsI gene encoding 30S ribosomal protein S9, with translation MSQAQYAGTGRRKNAVARVRLVPGTGKITVNKKDVEEYIPHADLRLVINQPFAVTSTAGSYDVFVNVVGGGYAGQSGAIRHGIARALLQVDPDFRDSLKRAGLLTRDSRKVERKKPGLKKARKASQFSKR, from the coding sequence ATGTCACAAGCACAATATGCAGGTACTGGACGTCGTAAAAACGCTGTTGCACGCGTTCGCCTTGTTCCAGGAACTGGTAAAATCACTGTTAACAAAAAAGATGTTGAAGAGTACATCCCACACGCTGACCTTCGTCTTGTAATCAACCAACCATTCGCAGTTACTTCAACTGCAGGTTCATACGACGTTTTCGTTAACGTTGTAGGTGGTGGATACGCTGGTCAATCAGGAGCTATCCGTCACGGTATCGCTCGTGCCCTTCTTCAAGTAGACCCAGACTTCCGCGATTCATTGAAACGCGCAGGACTTCTTACACGTGACTCACGTAAAGTTGAACGTAAGAAACCAGGTCTTAAGAAAGCTCGTAAAGCATCACAATTTAGTAAACGTTAA
- a CDS encoding metallophosphoesterase family protein — protein sequence MKTLLIGDLHLKSQLILPIVDRIIQTHNIKRVIFLGDYVDLHGQTNNIQLYAKDLTFLYDWKIEKELNSIEVINLMGNHDVYYLLGEQVPFSIQNLEVFFAVQQLLQDLNLQIAYQLDDYLVSHAGFNLLFDPKEWHFKPFTEEYEEELEILANAVGYMRGGGDMAGSPLWAHFRELELIPNNNYPKQIVGHTPKESIDISKNVIGIDTFSLYIDKDNKYQFIGNGDLLVYDQGHLEIISTDWATDQTLKQLPKPQI from the coding sequence ATGAAGACATTATTAATTGGCGACTTACATTTAAAATCTCAACTAATTTTACCTATTGTTGACAGGATTATCCAAACACATAATATTAAAAGAGTCATTTTTCTTGGTGATTATGTTGATTTACATGGACAAACTAACAATATCCAACTATATGCCAAAGATCTCACTTTTCTATACGATTGGAAAATAGAAAAAGAATTAAATTCAATAGAAGTTATTAACCTTATGGGCAATCACGATGTTTATTATTTACTTGGAGAACAAGTTCCTTTCTCAATTCAAAATCTAGAGGTCTTTTTCGCAGTTCAACAATTATTACAAGATTTGAATTTACAAATAGCTTATCAACTAGATGATTATTTAGTTAGCCATGCTGGTTTCAATTTGCTATTTGACCCAAAAGAATGGCACTTTAAACCTTTTACTGAAGAATATGAAGAAGAATTAGAAATCCTTGCTAATGCAGTAGGATATATGCGTGGAGGAGGAGATATGGCTGGTTCTCCTTTATGGGCTCATTTTAGAGAACTAGAGCTAATCCCTAATAACAACTACCCTAAACAAATTGTTGGACATACCCCTAAAGAATCTATCGATATTTCTAAAAATGTTATTGGTATAGATACTTTTTCATTATATATTGACAAAGATAATAAATATCAATTTATTGGTAACGGAGATCTGCTGGTTTATGACCAAGGACATCTTGAAATCATTTCAACTGACTGGGCTACAGACCAAACATTAAAACAATTACCTAAACCTCAAATTTAA
- a CDS encoding metallophosphoesterase, with protein MAKLFAISDIHGYLDEFICALSKVDLSDKNNRLILIGDYIDNGLQSFQVISKIIALEELYPNQIITLLGNHEEWFYDWLILEKPTSSPFSETIKSFFSSEELNHIFKSNANNFETSVRNEIKNNIKFNSFINWFKKRYRDKRYYETDTQIFVHAGIDEEADKLWKELTSSEMFTNKFPLTTGGFLKDIVSGHVASWEVAKDKSYLGKIYHDSKSHYFIDGDVKNSKTIPVLCYDTASKSYQY; from the coding sequence ATGGCTAAACTTTTTGCAATATCTGATATACACGGTTACCTAGATGAGTTCATATGCGCTCTCAGTAAAGTAGATTTATCTGATAAAAATAATCGTCTTATTCTAATCGGAGACTACATTGACAATGGACTTCAATCTTTTCAAGTTATTTCCAAAATAATTGCACTTGAGGAACTTTATCCTAATCAAATTATCACTCTATTAGGAAATCATGAAGAATGGTTTTATGATTGGTTGATTTTAGAAAAACCTACTTCTTCTCCATTTTCAGAAACAATAAAAAGTTTCTTCTCTTCGGAGGAATTGAACCATATTTTTAAATCGAATGCTAACAACTTTGAAACAAGTGTTAGAAATGAAATTAAAAATAATATCAAGTTCAACTCATTCATAAACTGGTTTAAAAAACGATATAGGGATAAACGCTATTATGAAACTGATACCCAAATTTTTGTTCATGCTGGCATTGATGAAGAAGCTGACAAGCTTTGGAAAGAGCTAACGAGTTCAGAGATGTTTACAAATAAATTTCCTCTTACCACTGGTGGATTTTTAAAAGATATTGTTTCTGGTCATGTTGCTTCTTGGGAAGTAGCTAAAGATAAAAGTTACCTAGGTAAGATTTACCATGATAGTAAAAGTCATTATTTTATTGATGGAGATGTAAAGAATAGCAAAACAATACCTGTTCTTTGCTATGATACAGCTTCAAAATCCTATCAATATTAA
- a CDS encoding helix-turn-helix domain-containing protein — protein sequence MQVILPTEQVQEIQSMITNLLQNEISHFKEDLGLDSPYLNKGQTCKYLGISNNTLDGWIQKGLPVIKIGKTVRFNKNEIDKWLCRKAML from the coding sequence ATGCAAGTTATTCTACCAACAGAACAAGTTCAAGAAATACAGTCGATGATTACTAATCTCTTGCAAAACGAAATTTCTCATTTCAAAGAAGATTTAGGTTTAGATAGTCCTTACCTTAACAAGGGGCAAACTTGCAAATATCTAGGGATATCTAACAATACATTAGATGGCTGGATACAAAAAGGGCTACCCGTTATTAAAATTGGTAAGACTGTACGTTTCAATAAAAATGAAATTGATAAGTGGCTTTGTAGAAAAGCTATGCTATAA
- a CDS encoding ABC transporter ATP-binding protein: MLEVRSLEKSFGPKQVLFGIDFQARPGRILGLVGKNGAGKTTIFHSILKFLEYQGEISLDGQDIRQETYARIGYLPEERSLMPKLTVLEQVRYLATLKGMDAKEVKEKLPQWMKRLEVKGKLTDKIKSLSKGNQQKIQLIITLIHEPDLIILDEPFSGLDPVNTELLKQVIFQEKERGATIIFSDHVMTNVEELCDDILMIRDGRVVLHGPVQDVRNQYGKTRLFVSSERSKEELENLPHVKQVSLTKQGSWKLILEDESAGRELFPILTQGQYIATFDQQAPTIDEIFKLESGVEV; this comes from the coding sequence ATGCTAGAAGTAAGAAGTCTAGAGAAAAGTTTTGGACCCAAGCAAGTTTTGTTTGGTATTGACTTTCAAGCACGACCAGGTCGTATTTTGGGACTAGTCGGGAAAAATGGTGCTGGGAAGACAACGATTTTCCACAGTATTTTGAAGTTTTTAGAATACCAAGGAGAAATTAGTCTGGATGGTCAAGATATCCGTCAGGAGACCTATGCTCGGATTGGCTATTTACCTGAAGAACGCAGTCTCATGCCTAAATTGACAGTCCTTGAACAAGTTCGTTACTTGGCGACTCTAAAAGGCATGGATGCCAAGGAGGTCAAGGAAAAACTCCCTCAATGGATGAAGAGGTTGGAAGTGAAAGGGAAACTGACTGATAAAATTAAGAGTCTGTCAAAAGGAAATCAACAGAAGATTCAGCTCATCATTACTCTTATTCATGAACCAGACTTGATTATCTTGGATGAGCCTTTCAGTGGATTGGACCCAGTCAATACTGAATTGCTAAAGCAAGTCATTTTTCAAGAAAAAGAACGTGGGGCAACCATTATCTTTTCTGACCATGTCATGACCAACGTCGAGGAGCTTTGTGACGATATTCTCATGATTCGAGATGGCCGTGTGGTCTTGCATGGACCAGTTCAGGATGTCCGCAATCAATACGGGAAAACGCGTCTCTTTGTTTCAAGTGAACGAAGCAAGGAAGAATTGGAAAACCTTCCTCATGTCAAGCAGGTGAGCTTGACCAAACAAGGCAGTTGGAAATTGATCTTGGAGGATGAGAGTGCTGGAAGGGAACTCTTCCCAATCTTGACTCAGGGGCAATATATCGCAACCTTTGACCAGCAAGCGCCAACAATCGATGAAATCTTTAAACTAGAATCAGGGGTGGAAGTATGA
- a CDS encoding ABC transporter permease, whose product MRNMWVVIKETYLRHVKSWSFFFMVISPFLFLGISVGIAYLQGSSMAQSGKIAVISTVPAVTEGLKSTNGLNFDYKDEASVQAAIKDEKLKGYLTIDQEDSLLKAVYHGETSLESAIKLGVTSKLNELQDQLNRSAANLSQEQEKRLEQTVNFTEKIDESKENKKMIQTFAAAGLGLFLYMILITYASVTAQEVASEKGTKIMEVVFSSIQASHYFYARMLALLLVILTHIGIYVVGGLAAILLFKDLPILAQSGILNHIGEAFSLNTLLFVLVSLFMYVVLAAFLGSMVSRPEDSGKALSPLMILIMGGFFGVTALGAAGDNLILKIGSYIPFISTFFMPFRTINGYAGGAETWISLAITVIFAVVATGFIGRMYASLVLQTDDLGPWKTFKRALSYK is encoded by the coding sequence ATGAGAAATATGTGGGTTGTAATCAAGGAAACCTATCTTCGACATGTCAAATCGTGGAGTTTCTTCTTTATGGTGATTTCGCCGTTCCTCTTTTTAGGAATCTCTGTAGGAATTGCCTATCTCCAAGGCTCTTCAATGGCTCAAAGTGGTAAGATAGCAGTGATTAGCACGGTTCCAGCTGTGACAGAAGGTCTCAAATCTACCAATGGTCTCAATTTTGACTACAAGGATGAAGCAAGTGTTCAAGCTGCTATCAAGGATGAAAAATTAAAAGGCTATCTGACCATCGACCAAGAGGACAGCCTCCTCAAGGCCGTCTATCATGGTGAAACTTCTCTTGAGAGTGCTATTAAGCTAGGAGTAACGAGCAAGTTAAATGAGCTTCAAGATCAACTCAATCGTTCGGCAGCCAATTTGTCACAAGAACAGGAAAAACGCTTGGAACAAACAGTTAACTTTACGGAGAAAATTGATGAATCCAAGGAAAATAAAAAAATGATTCAAACCTTTGCGGCCGCAGGGCTTGGTTTATTCCTTTATATGATTTTGATTACCTATGCTAGTGTCACTGCTCAGGAAGTGGCTAGCGAGAAAGGAACCAAAATTATGGAGGTGGTCTTCTCTAGTATCCAAGCTAGTCATTATTTCTACGCTCGCATGCTGGCTCTGCTTCTTGTGATTTTGACCCATATTGGCATTTACGTCGTGGGTGGACTTGCTGCCATTCTTCTCTTTAAAGACCTACCAATCTTGGCACAATCTGGTATTTTAAACCATATAGGAGAGGCTTTCTCGCTCAACACCTTATTGTTTGTCTTGGTTAGCCTCTTTATGTACGTTGTTTTAGCAGCCTTCCTAGGATCTATGGTTTCTCGTCCTGAGGACTCAGGGAAAGCCCTGTCGCCTTTGATGATTTTGATTATGGGTGGTTTTTTTGGAGTGACAGCTCTAGGTGCAGCTGGTGACAATCTCATCTTGAAGATTGGTTCTTATATTCCCTTTATTTCGACCTTCTTTATGCCATTTAGAACCATTAATGGCTATGCAGGGGGAGCAGAAACATGGATTTCACTTGCTATTACAGTGATTTTTGCAGTGGTAGCAACAGGATTTATCGGACGTATGTATGCTAGTCTCGTTCTGCAAACAGATGATTTAGGCCCTTGGAAAACCTTTAAACGTGCCTTATCTTATAAATAG
- the pheT gene encoding phenylalanine--tRNA ligase subunit beta — protein MLVSYKWLKELVDIDVPSQELAEKMSTTGIEVEGVESPAAGLSKIVVGEVLSCEDVPETHLHVCQVNVGEEEARQIVCGAPNVRAGIKIMVALPGARIADNYKIKKGKIRGLESLGMICSLGELGISDSVVPKEFADGIQILPENAVPGDEVFSYLDLDDEIIELSITPNRADALSMRGVAHEVAAIYDKAVNFKEFSLTETDQAAADALSVGIETDKAPYYAARILDNVTIAPSPQWLQNLLMNEGIRPINNVVDVTNYILLYFGQPMHAFDLDTFEGSDIRVRVARAGEKLVTLDGEERDLETNDLVITVADKPVALAGVMGGQATEISEKTSRVVLEAAVFNGKSIRKTSGRLNLRSESSSRFEKGINVATVNEALDAAASMIAELAGATVRKGSVSAGELDTSDVEVSSTLADVNRVLGTELSYADVEDVFRRLGFGLSGNADSFTVSVPRRRWDITIEADLFEEIARIYGYDRLPTSLPKDDGTAGELTVTQKLRRQVRTIAEGAGLTEIITYALTTPEKAVEFTAQPSNLTELMWPMTVDRSVLRQNMISGILDTVAYNVARKNKNLALYEIGKVFEQTGNPKEELPNEINSFAFALTGLVAEKDFQTAAVPVDFFYAKGILEALFTRLGLQVTYTATSEIASLHPGRTAVISLGDQVLGFLGQVHPVTAKAYDIPETYVAELNLSAIEAALQPAAPFVEITKFPAVSRDVALLLKAEVTHQEVVDAIQAAGVKRLTDIKLFDVFSGEKLGLGMKSMAYSLTFQNPEDSLTDEEVARYMEKIQVSLEEKVNAEVR, from the coding sequence ATGCTTGTATCTTATAAATGGTTAAAAGAATTGGTGGACATTGATGTGCCATCACAAGAGTTGGCTGAAAAAATGTCAACTACAGGGATCGAGGTAGAAGGTGTCGAATCACCGGCTGCTGGTCTCTCAAAAATTGTCGTCGGTGAGGTCTTGTCTTGCGAAGATGTGCCAGAAACTCACCTCCATGTTTGTCAGGTTAACGTTGGCGAAGAAGAAGCCCGTCAAATCGTTTGTGGTGCCCCAAATGTGCGTGCTGGTATCAAGATTATGGTGGCTCTTCCAGGAGCTCGCATCGCTGATAACTACAAAATCAAAAAAGGAAAAATCCGTGGTTTAGAGTCACTTGGAATGATCTGTTCGCTTGGCGAATTGGGAATTTCTGACTCAGTTGTACCTAAGGAATTCGCAGATGGCATCCAAATCTTGCCAGAAAATGCCGTTCCTGGGGATGAAGTCTTCTCATATCTAGACTTGGATGATGAAATCATCGAACTGTCTATCACACCAAACCGTGCAGATGCCCTTTCTATGCGTGGAGTGGCTCACGAAGTGGCAGCTATCTATGACAAGGCGGTCAATTTTAAAGAATTTAGTTTAACAGAAACGGACCAAGCTGCAGCAGATGCTCTTTCTGTGGGCATTGAGACAGACAAGGCGCCTTACTATGCAGCTCGTATCTTGGACAATGTGACTATCGCACCAAGCCCACAATGGTTGCAAAACCTTCTTATGAATGAAGGTATCCGTCCTATTAATAACGTTGTGGACGTGACAAACTACATCCTGCTTTACTTTGGTCAACCAATGCATGCTTTTGACTTGGATACCTTTGAAGGGAGTGATATCCGTGTACGTGTAGCGCGTGCTGGTGAAAAATTGGTGACTTTAGATGGTGAAGAACGTGACTTGGAAACAAATGACCTAGTCATCACTGTCGCTGACAAGCCAGTAGCCCTTGCCGGTGTTATGGGTGGTCAAGCAACAGAAATTTCTGAAAAAACTAGTCGTGTTGTCCTTGAAGCTGCTGTTTTCAATGGCAAATCTATCCGTAAGACAAGTGGTCGTCTTAACCTTCGTTCTGAGTCATCTTCTCGCTTTGAAAAAGGTATCAATGTGGCAACTGTTAACGAAGCCCTTGATGCGGCAGCTAGCATGATTGCAGAACTTGCAGGTGCGACTGTGCGTAAGGGTAGCGTTTCAGCGGGTGAGCTTGATACTTCCGATGTGGAAGTTTCTTCAACTCTTGCCGATGTTAACCGTGTCCTCGGAACTGAGCTTTCATACGCTGATGTCGAAGATGTTTTCCGTCGTCTTGGCTTTGGCCTTTCTGGAAATGCAGATAGCTTTACAGTCAGCGTCCCACGTCGTCGTTGGGATATCACAATCGAGGCAGACCTCTTTGAAGAAATCGCTCGTATCTATGGATATGACCGCTTGCCAACCAGCCTTCCAAAAGATGACGGTACAGCTGGTGAATTGACTGTGACACAAAAACTCCGCCGTCAAGTTCGTACCATTGCTGAAGGAGCAGGTTTGACAGAAATTATCACCTACGCTCTAACAACTCCTGAAAAAGCAGTTGAGTTTACGGCTCAACCAAGTAACCTTACTGAACTCATGTGGCCAATGACAGTGGACCGTTCTGTCCTCCGTCAAAATATGATCTCAGGTATCCTAGATACAGTTGCTTACAACGTGGCTCGTAAGAACAAAAACTTGGCCCTTTATGAGATTGGAAAAGTCTTTGAACAAACTGGCAATCCAAAAGAAGAACTTCCAAATGAGATCAACAGCTTTGCCTTTGCCTTGACAGGCTTGGTTGCTGAAAAAGATTTCCAAACAGCAGCAGTTCCAGTTGATTTCTTCTATGCTAAGGGAATCCTAGAAGCGCTCTTTACTCGTTTGGGACTCCAAGTAACTTATACAGCAACATCTGAAATTGCTAGTCTTCATCCAGGTCGTACAGCAGTCATTTCACTCGGTGACCAAGTTCTTGGTTTCCTTGGTCAAGTACACCCAGTTACTGCTAAGGCCTACGATATTCCAGAAACTTATGTAGCGGAGCTCAACCTTTCAGCCATCGAAGCAGCGCTTCAGCCAGCTGCTCCATTTGTGGAAATCACCAAATTCCCAGCAGTCAGCCGTGACGTGGCTCTACTCCTCAAGGCAGAAGTCACTCATCAAGAAGTTGTGGACGCGATCCAAGCTGCCGGCGTGAAACGTTTGACAGATATCAAACTCTTTGACGTCTTCTCAGGTGAAAAATTGGGACTTGGTATGAAGTCAATGGCCTATAGCTTGACCTTCCAAAATCCAGAAGACAGCTTAACGGACGAAGAAGTCGCACGCTATATGGAAAAAATCCAAGTATCACTCGAAGAAAAAGTGAATGCAGAAGTACGTTAA
- a CDS encoding rolling circle replication-associated protein gives MSYNRKIIRTSSYLEIWEYESPIFSNDTTQIDEEHISLKEKKKRRTFEELTTAEQDERIKRISNTRKNSKWKLQRLIDTNFDERTSFLTLTTKENIQNRYEFNLLFDKFIKRLNYHIYHSKKRLIKYIAVLERQKRGAWHAHILLFSFPFIPHKELLTIWGLGAVRINKLHNLDDSSNAGRYVGKYMEKGIGQELLESLGKKAFYSSRNLQKPEEIKLFTSESLDSLVKNEDILYESNYISKVFRKGHLIDNKVKYKKIKLSKE, from the coding sequence GTGAGTTACAATCGCAAAATTATCCGAACTTCTTCGTACCTTGAAATATGGGAATACGAATCTCCAATTTTTTCAAATGATACTACTCAAATTGATGAAGAACACATTTCACTAAAAGAAAAGAAGAAACGTAGAACTTTTGAAGAACTCACAACTGCTGAACAAGATGAACGAATAAAAAGAATTTCTAACACTCGTAAAAATTCTAAATGGAAACTTCAACGCCTAATAGATACAAATTTTGATGAAAGAACTAGTTTCCTTACCCTTACAACTAAAGAAAATATACAAAACAGATATGAGTTTAATTTACTTTTTGATAAATTTATTAAACGTTTAAACTATCACATATACCATTCCAAAAAAAGACTTATTAAATATATTGCAGTATTAGAACGACAAAAAAGGGGAGCGTGGCATGCACACATTCTCCTTTTTTCATTTCCTTTTATCCCTCATAAAGAATTACTGACAATTTGGGGGTTAGGTGCAGTTCGGATAAACAAACTACATAACTTAGATGATTCTTCTAATGCTGGTCGTTATGTTGGAAAATATATGGAAAAAGGCATAGGACAGGAATTATTAGAGAGTCTAGGAAAGAAGGCTTTTTATTCTTCTCGTAATTTACAAAAGCCTGAAGAGATAAAATTATTTACAAGTGAATCCTTAGATAGCCTTGTTAAGAATGAAGATATCCTATATGAAAGCAACTATATTAGCAAAGTATTTCGAAAAGGACACTTAATTGACAATAAAGTCAAATACAAAAAAATAAAGTTAAGTAAGGAGTAA
- a CDS encoding IS30-like element ISSmi1 family transposase, whose protein sequence is MTKKQKHLTLEDRIDIQTGISQQETFRSIAEKMGKDPSTISKEIKRNRIMHPTSVKSDCTDCPLLKKAPYVCNNCPKKRTDCGFNRYLYYAKKAQEQYETMLRESRQGIPLNKESFYQMDKILTLGIQKKQSIYHIIQTHNLPVSKATVYRHAKLGYLTAKPIDFPRMVTFKERRKSRKVAIPKELKIGRTYQDFQELRETDDFFKWLEMDTVIGRPGGKLLLTFNVSFCNFLFALLLDNKTALEVATKFAALKERVMDGGYAFHQLFPVILTDNGSEFAYVEELERDIDGKSHLYFCDPSRPDQKGRIEKNHTVLRAILPKGTSFDQLTQKDVNLVISHVNSLKREEFQGKSAYDVFTFTFGEDIAALLGCQFVKPEDTHLSPDLLK, encoded by the coding sequence ATGACGAAAAAACAAAAACATCTCACTCTAGAAGACCGTATTGACATCCAAACTGGAATCAGCCAACAGGAGACTTTCCGTTCCATCGCTGAGAAGATGGGGAAAGACCCGTCAACGATTTCAAAGGAAATCAAGCGCAATCGCATCATGCATCCAACATCCGTCAAATCTGATTGCACGGATTGCCCTCTTCTCAAAAAAGCTCCTTATGTCTGTAACAACTGTCCAAAAAAGAGGACGGATTGTGGGTTTAACCGCTATCTTTACTACGCGAAAAAGGCACAGGAGCAGTACGAGACTATGTTGAGGGAATCCAGACAGGGCATTCCCCTAAACAAGGAAAGTTTTTATCAGATGGACAAGATCTTAACCCTAGGCATCCAGAAGAAACAAAGCATCTACCATATCATTCAGACACATAACCTACCTGTGTCGAAAGCTACGGTGTATCGGCATGCCAAGCTGGGCTATCTGACAGCCAAGCCCATTGATTTCCCTCGGATGGTCACGTTCAAGGAACGCAGAAAATCCAGAAAAGTAGCTATTCCCAAAGAGCTGAAAATTGGGCGGACCTATCAAGATTTCCAAGAGTTACGAGAAACTGATGATTTCTTCAAATGGTTGGAAATGGACACGGTCATCGGCAGACCTGGTGGAAAGCTACTGCTCACCTTCAACGTTTCCTTCTGTAATTTCCTCTTCGCCTTGCTTTTGGACAACAAGACTGCTCTGGAAGTCGCCACTAAATTCGCAGCTTTGAAAGAAAGAGTCATGGACGGAGGGTATGCGTTCCATCAGCTGTTCCCTGTCATTCTCACAGACAACGGATCTGAGTTCGCCTATGTGGAGGAGCTTGAGCGAGACATTGATGGGAAGTCTCACCTCTACTTCTGCGACCCTAGCCGTCCTGACCAGAAGGGGCGGATTGAGAAGAACCATACGGTTTTGCGAGCCATTCTTCCCAAGGGCACTTCCTTTGACCAGCTGACTCAGAAAGACGTCAATCTAGTCATTTCCCATGTCAATTCCTTGAAACGAGAAGAGTTTCAAGGAAAATCTGCTTACGACGTCTTCACCTTCACCTTTGGCGAGGACATCGCTGCTCTTCTGGGTTGCCAATTTGTCAAACCAGAAGACACACACTTATCACCTGATTTATTGAAATAA
- the rplM gene encoding 50S ribosomal protein L13 yields MNKTTFMAKPGQVERKWYVVDATDVPLGRLSAVVASVLRGKNKPTFTPHTDTGDFVIVINAEKVKLTGKKATDKIYYTHSNHPGGLKQISAGELRSKNAVRLIEKSVKGMLPHNTLGRAQGMKLKVFVGAEHTHAAQQPEVLDISGLI; encoded by the coding sequence ATGAACAAAACAACATTTATGGCTAAACCAGGCCAAGTTGAACGTAAATGGTACGTAGTTGACGCAACTGATGTACCACTTGGACGTCTTTCTGCAGTAGTTGCTAGCGTACTTCGCGGAAAAAACAAACCAACATTTACACCACACACTGATACAGGTGACTTTGTGATTGTTATCAATGCTGAAAAAGTTAAATTGACTGGTAAAAAAGCAACTGATAAAATCTACTACACTCACTCAAACCACCCAGGTGGATTGAAACAAATCTCTGCAGGTGAACTTCGTTCTAAAAATGCAGTACGTTTGATTGAGAAATCAGTTAAAGGTATGCTTCCACACAATACTCTTGGACGCGCTCAAGGTATGAAGTTGAAAGTATTTGTTGGAGCTGAGCACACTCACGCTGCACAACAACCAGAAGTTCTTGATATTTCAGGACTTATCTAA
- a CDS encoding site-specific integrase: MTVTKTSSNTYNLKVYIPKEIRPKMGIKGNHFVKRYKTRKEAKEAELEILTKIHQLENGEDILLPKTSDILFSEFFNNIWWDSYKAGQTTSTTKPPTQVTIDNTETVFRKHILPMFGNYSINFLNQNKQVVLNLMTAKAEEYANFKVIRSYVNSIFDWAEELEYIESNRLSKTIKRIKATKKLKLQDSKNEEDLYLSSEELQDWFDAFREDLENDKLSLKDYVLFFTTFILSDRKSESYALHWKNIDLANAQIDLRHALDKYKNVKSTKGNKKTIFSIPSYLVSLLSEWKKQQKYELAKFGIMQTSDQLVFTYIDTKGNVNSPLHVDYLNNKMNSVKRRHPKLKHATPHKLRHTGATLAKKAGMSLEAISEALTHSDTITTKTYVNASNIVPLSAGQVAYQHLKNK; the protein is encoded by the coding sequence ATGACAGTTACAAAAACAAGTAGTAACACTTACAATCTTAAAGTGTATATACCTAAAGAAATCCGACCTAAAATGGGGATTAAAGGAAATCACTTTGTTAAACGCTATAAAACAAGAAAGGAGGCTAAAGAAGCTGAATTAGAAATTCTAACAAAGATACATCAACTTGAAAATGGAGAGGATATCCTACTCCCTAAAACTAGTGATATTCTTTTCTCTGAGTTCTTTAATAATATTTGGTGGGATTCATACAAAGCTGGTCAAACAACTTCGACAACTAAGCCTCCAACACAGGTTACTATTGATAATACTGAAACTGTTTTTAGAAAGCATATCTTACCAATGTTCGGTAATTATTCAATCAATTTTCTGAACCAGAATAAGCAAGTCGTACTAAACTTAATGACTGCGAAAGCTGAAGAGTATGCTAATTTCAAGGTTATTCGAAGCTATGTAAACTCAATTTTCGATTGGGCTGAGGAATTAGAGTACATAGAATCAAATAGATTATCCAAGACAATTAAGCGAATTAAAGCTACCAAAAAGCTAAAACTCCAAGACTCCAAAAATGAGGAAGACTTGTATCTATCTAGTGAAGAATTACAAGATTGGTTTGATGCTTTTAGAGAAGATTTGGAGAACGATAAATTATCACTAAAAGATTATGTCCTATTCTTTACAACCTTTATTTTGAGCGATAGAAAATCAGAATCCTATGCTCTACATTGGAAAAACATAGACTTGGCAAATGCTCAAATTGACTTAAGGCATGCACTTGACAAATATAAAAATGTGAAGTCAACAAAAGGAAATAAGAAAACGATTTTTTCAATTCCTAGTTACCTTGTATCACTTCTTTCAGAATGGAAAAAACAACAGAAATATGAGTTAGCGAAATTTGGTATAATGCAAACATCCGATCAACTAGTCTTTACCTATATAGATACGAAAGGTAATGTAAATAGCCCTCTACACGTTGATTATCTCAATAACAAAATGAACTCCGTAAAAAGACGACACCCAAAGTTAAAACACGCTACACCTCATAAATTACGACATACAGGAGCGACACTTGCTAAAAAGGCAGGAATGAGCTTAGAAGCCATTTCTGAAGCATTAACTCATAGCGATACAATTACAACTAAAACTTATGTTAATGCTTCAAACATAGTTCCTTTATCTGCTGGACAAGTTGCCTACCAACATCTTAAAAACAAGTAG